The genomic region CAATGCATTTCACATTTTACTGAGAATAATGACAACCATGGCAACAGTACACACAGGTCACATGTTATCTTCCTTCAGGAATAAACAGAGAGTCCCACAAGTCCAGCCCAAATCCAAACCCCATGGACCCAGAAACATCATTGCTTCTGCATAAAACCCCCTGATCTCTTGACACACCTAGTCACTAGTCCTGGAAAAGCTATGACTAGACAATGGATTTTTGCCTTATAGAATACAGAAATAGGTCTCTATTTTTCTGAGTTTACGACACTTAAGGAAattgtattatattgtattttattttcttctcaaaggcAGACAAACATTGCTAGAAGTTAGGAGATCATAAACTAATCTAATTGTAACATCTCTGTAGAAATAGTTTCAATCGTCTACTAATGTCTCCTATCTCTATCTTTAATGTTAATAGTTCCAGATTTATTCTCACTGGTTTTCCTGGCCTAGAAGTTCACTATCTCTGGATCTCCATCCCTTTCTCCTCCATCTATGCCACAGTTTTTCTGGGAAACTGCATGGTGCTGCATGTGATCCGGACAGAGCCCAGCCTGCACCAGCCCATGTTCTACTTCCTGGCCATGCTGGCCCTCACTGACCTGTGCATGGGGCTGTCTACCATGTACACGGTGCTGGGGATCCTGTGGGGATTCGTTCGTGAGATCAGCCTAGATTCCTGCATTGCCCAGTCCTACTTCATCCATGGTTTGTCCTTCATggaatcctctgtcctccttgcTATGGCTTTTGACCGTTACATTGCCATTTGCAACCCACTACGCTATTCTTCCATCCTAACTAATGACAAAATCATGAAAATTGGGGTGACAATCTTATGTAGGAGTTCTTTACTCATACCTCCAGTCATCATTCGCCTAAAGTTCTTAAATTATTGCCGCCCCCACAtcctttctcactctttctgccTGCACCAAGACTTAATTAGAATGGCCTGTTCAGACATCCGTTTCAACAGCATTTATGGTCTTGCCCTGGTAATTAGCAACCTGTTGTTGGATGCAGTGCTCATACTTATCTCCTATATTATGATCTTGCATGCAGTCTTAGCTATTGCATCACGGGAAGAGAGAATCAAGTCCTTGCAGACCTGTGTATCTCACATCTGTGctgtttctgttttctacatCCCAATCATTGGTCTGACTATGGTGCATCGCTTTGGGAAACACCTCTCACCATGGGTACATGTCCTCCTGGGCAACATCTATATCCTTTTCCCACCCTTGATGAACCCCATTATTTACAGTATCAAGACCCAACAAATACGAAGAAGAGTCCAGAGAttgtttaatttcaaaaaattttaagtcttgagatcaaatgcaaatttatttaaaagtccaCAAGTGGAGCTCAAAAGGGGAAGGGTgagtaaataattataaatatatttcatgacttctatttgtatgttttctatGTTACTCCCTCTCCATATATCAGTGAAACTGATATAGGTTATATTGTGATCAGTTTTATAAACTggaaagtatatataaaatgggcTGAGAATCATATTAATGAATAAGGCAGATTCACTATTAAAATGTATATCTCACTATATCCAATTGAGTGAAGATGGTTTGGCATCCACTCATTacagaaaacataaattttactTGTTAAGTAGTTTAAGTAATTACTAAAGGATCAACAATGACCTTAGTCCACTTCCACTACTCTAGGCAACATTCTTGTTTATTATTTAGACATTCTACCTGCTATACAGTTTAGGCACTGTAAAATATATGGTCATGTAATTGGATCATGTAAAAAAGTAGTGAGACAAACAGCAAAAAACTAACCTTGGTGCCAGGTTATCTGCCAGCCAAACAGTCTTTCCCTACTCCCTTCCTACAATCAGTAACTGAACTAGGGATACTGACAAATAGTAAATACCAGGGTAGAAATAGACTTTTGTGATTAGTTTCTTTAatcatataatataaaacaagtaccatttgaaaatcatttgaaaatgattCCTATGAGTCCATATCTCATTTAAATTTCCTGttctagttaaaataaaaaaaaaagagaggggcccctgggtggctcagtcggttgggcgtccgacttcggctcaggtcatgatctcgcagtccatgggttcgagacccgcatcgggctctgtgctgacagctcagagcctggagcctgtttcagattctgtgtctccctctctctctgaccctcccccattcatgctctgtctctctctgtctcaaaaataaataaacgttaaaaaaaattaaaaaaaaaaaagagaaggaaagcataCAGTGTCACTATGGCCaactgatataaatatatttctcaggTATCTCACCATCAAGAACCTGTGGTAGACACTATTTTTGTTACATATATGAATagtttaaaacatataaaagttAAATGATATGGAAGTAGTAGGTGATGGAATTTGGATATATTCTCTTGTTTTAGTTCAAATCACatgacatttttattcttatcttctttctgtactttttaatatgaagtttactAAATGGTTATGCAgccaacataaaaatatttatctcataataaaagtagaaagatCACCAAAGCAAATCATGGATGGCAAATAAAGTGTACATATTTGGACTGTTGATATGTGTACATTTCCCCAAAATATTGTTGCTACCATTGTGTTTATACAATCTACTTAATATATATAAGGTAAGTTTTTTTGAGGTATACTTACAAACAGTAATTCACTGTTTTGATGTGCATGTGCAGTTTGATGAGTTCTGAAAAATACTTCTAGTCATGtaaccaccacaatcaagatgtGGAATATTACTGTCACTCACAAAAATTCCCTTTTATCTCTTTGTGTTCACTCTTTATCCACAACCCCAGGTTCTGGAAATCACTAAGTTGATCTGTCATTCAGTTTGTCTTTAAGAGAAGATCGTGTAAATTAAATGATAAAGAATGTAATCTTTatgtctggattctttcacttgcAAAAATCCTCTTGAGATTCCCTCTTGTTATCTGTATGCACAGTTTACTTCTATTGTTGATTCTTATTCCATTTTATCACAGATAATaagctgtttattcatttatttgcagGTGGACATTTTAGTGTTTTACAGATTTGATtttgaataaagctactatgaacatgtATTTTCCCCAAGTTAGACTTTATTTTTGATGCTTGCATATTTACGTTGAATAATACAACACTCATCACAGTAATAATCATTATCATAATCATcaccataaaaataatatttagtttatatttacCAGATGCCTATTTTATGCTAGGCATCATGGACACACTACCTTCATAGTCATTCTCATTATTGATCTTTAGAGTCAATCTACAGGGTAGACTATAATTATTCAATTTTGCAGATAAGCAACTTAAATAAAGGCATTTTAACTTACTAGAAGATAACAGTGGGGAGATATAGTTTCACACCACTTTTACCTCTATTATTTCGATTTCATTTGACatcacacttattttttttaacttgttttatttttttattttttttaaatttacatccaaattagttagcatatagtgcaacaatgatttcaggagtagattccttagtgacccttacccatttagcccatcctccctcccccaacccctcctgtaaccctcagtttattctccatatttatgagtctcttctgttttgtccccctccctgtttttaatattatttttgtttcccttcacttatgttcatctattttgtctcttaaagtactcatatgagtgaaatcataagatttttgtctttctctgactaatttcacttagcgtaatactctccagttccatccacatagttgcaaatggcaagatttcattctttttgactgccgagtaatactccattgtgtgtgtgtgtgtgtgtgtgtgtgtgtgtatctccattcatccatccatcaatggacatttgggccctttccatactttggctattgttaatagtgctgctataaacatggggatgaaTGTGTCCCTTCCAAACAGCCCacttgtatcccgtggataaatgcctagtagtgcaattgctgggtcataggtagttctatttttaggtttttgaggaatcttcaaaACCTTGAAggttttgaggaaccttcatactgttttccagagaggctgcaccagatttcattcccaccaacaatgcaaaagagatcctctttctctgcatgctcgcaaacatctgctgttgcctgagttgttaatgtgagccattctgacagatgtaaggtgatatctcattgtggttttgatttgtatttccctgatgatgagtgatgttgagcattttttcatgtgtaggttggccatctggatgtcttccttagagaaatgtctattcatgtcttttgcccatttcttcactggattatttgttttttgggtgttgagtttgataagttctttgtagaatttggatactaaccctttatctgatatgtcacttgaaaatatcttctcccattctgtcagttgccttttagttttgctgattgtttccttcactgtgcagaagctttttattttgatgaggtctcactagttcatttttgcttttgtttcccttgcctctggagacatgttgagtaagaagtttctatgGCCAagaccaaagaggtttttgcctgctttctcctcgaggattttgatggcttcctgtctcacatttaggtctttcatccattttgagtttatttttgtgaatggggtaagaaagtggtccaggttcattcatctgcatattgctgtccagtttccccagcaccacttgctaaagagagtGTCTTTactccactggatattctttcctgctttgtcaaagattagatggccaaacatttgtaggtccatttctgggttctctcttctgttccattgatctgagtgtctgctcttgtgccagtaccatactgtcttgatgattacagcttggtagtatagcttgaagtctggaattgtggtgtctcctgctttggttttctttttcaagatcgctttggctattcaaagtcttttatgtttccatacaaattttaggattatttgttctagctctgtgaaaaattctggtgtTATTTAGATAGGGAtagcattgaatatgtagattgctttgggtagtatcaacattttaacaatatttgttcttcctatccaggagcatggaatctttttccattttttttttgtgtcttcttcaatctctttcataagttttctatagttttcagtgtatagatttttcacctctttggttagatttattcctaggtattttatgtttttgtgtgcaactgtaaatgggatcaattccttgatttctctttctttcatttcattgttggtgtataggaatgcaactgatttctgtgcattgattttatagccttcaactttgctgaattcatgaatcaattctagaagtttttttgtagaatcttttgggttttccatatagagtgtcatgtcatctgtgaagagtgaaagtttagCCTCCTCCtgatcaatttggatgcctttatttctttgtgttgtctgattgcagaggctaagatttccaatactatgttgaataacagtggtgagagtggacatccctgtcttgttcctgactttagggggaaagctctcagtttttctccattgatgaTATTATCATTGGGTCAGTCGtttatggcttttatcatctcgaggtatgctccttctatccctactttcttgagggtttttatgaagaaaggatgctgtattttgtcaaatgctttctctgcgtctatttagaggatcatatggttcttgtcctttcttttattgatgtgatgaatcacgttaattgttttgcagatattgaaccagccctgcatcccaggtataaatcccacttggtcgtggtgaataatttttttaatgtattgttggagccagttggctaatatcttgttaaggatttttgcatccatgttcatcagggaaattggtctattgttctcctttttagtggggtctctgtctggttttggaatccaggtaatgctggcctcatagaaagagtttggaagtcttccttccgtttctattttttggaacagtttcaagagaataggtgttaactcttccttaaatgtttggtagaattcccctggaaagccatctggccctggactcttatttttttggcagatttttgattactaatttgatttccttactggttatgcgtctgttcaaattttctatttcttcctgtttccattttggtaatgtatatgtttctaggaatttctccatttcttccagatttcccattttgaTGGCATAtgattgctcataatattctcttattattgtttttatttctgctgtgttggttgtgatctctcgtctttcattcctgatattatttatttgggtcctttcctttttcttcttgatcaaactggctagtggtttatcaattctgttaattctttcaaagaaccagattctggtttcattaatctgttctactgtttttttggtttccatagcattaatttctgctctaatctttattatttcctgtcttctgctggttttgggttttatttgccattttttttccagctccttaaggcataagtttAGGtggtatatctgagatctttcttccttctttaggaaggcctggattgctatatactttcctgttatgactgcctttgctgcgtcccagaggttttgggttgtggcgTTATCATTTTCagtgacttccatatactttttgatttcctctttcactgcttggttagcccattcattctttagtaagatgttctttagtctccaagtatttgttacctttccaaatttttcttgtggttgattttgagtttcatagcgctgtggtctgaaaatatgcatggtatgatctcgatctttttgtacttacttagggctgatttgtgtcccagtatatgttctattctggagaatgttcaatgtgcactggagaagaatgtatattctgctgctttaggatgaaatgttctgaatatacctgttaagtccatctggtccagtgtgtcattcaaagccattgttttcttgttgtttttttggtttgatgatctgtccattgctgtgagtggggtgttgaagactcctactattatggtattattatcaatgagtttttttatgtttgtgattaattgatttgtatatttgggtgcttccacattgggcacataaatgtttacaattgttaggtcttcttggtggatagaccccttgattatgatataatgcgcttctgcatctcttgatacagtctttattttaaattctagattgtctgatagaagtatggctactacatctttcttttgttgacaatTATCTTGATAGATGGTTCtacatccccttattttcaatctgtagctgtctttaggtctaaagtgggtctcttgtaaacagcatatagatgggtcttgttttcttatctattctgttaccctatgtcttttgattggagcattgagaccattgacatttagagtgagtactgaaagatatggatttattgCCTTTATGATGCTTGTGGGTtgtagtttctggtggttttctctcGTCCTTCCTAATCTTTGTTGCTCttggtctttatttattcatttttttaaacattttcatctttctcccctcagagagtcccccttaaattttcttgcagggctggtttagtggtcacaaactcctttaatttttgtttgtctgggaaacattttatctctcttcctcttttgaatgacagccttgctggataaagaattcttggctgcatatttttctgattcagcacattgaatatatcctgcaactccttcctggcctgccaagtttctgtggataggtctgctgtaaacctgatctgtcttcccttgtaggttaaggactttttttcccccttgttgcttttatgattctctccttgcctgagtattttgtgaatttgactatgatatgccttgttgatgatcGGTTTTTGTTGAgtctcatgggggggggggtcctctgtgcttcctggattttgatgtctgtgtctttccccaggttaggaaagttttctgctatgatttgctcacataacccttctacccctatttctctctcttcctcttctgggacccctatgattctgatgttgttccttttgaatgagtcactgatttctctaattcttaaatcgtgctcttttgcctcaatctccctctttttttctccttcattattctctataaggtTGTCCTCTATatctctgattctctgttctgcctcatgcatccttgctgctgctgcatccatccataATTGCAGCTCAggtacagcatttttaatttcattctggctattttttacttcttttatctctgcagaaagggattctaatctattttcaactccagcttgtattcttatttttgttattctaaattctggttcagacatcttgcatgtacctgtgttggttaaatccctggctctcatttcttcgtgctcttcCTTTTGGgttgaattccttcgttttgtcattttgaagggagaaaaggaattaatgaggtagaaaaattaaagttaaaaaattaaaattaaaaaaatattaaaattaaaaaattaaaatcacacacacacacacacacacacaaatctaataaatgatgctagatcctaggtgtgttttggtctgcatGTTGAGAATGGTTTGACagagtagaggaaaaaaaggggggggggatgaaatcatttgagaatttgaaaaaatgaatacactgaattagactgaaatgagatgatgggagtaaaatagaatttgaaaaaaaaattacacaaaagtaaagaatatagtagaaaaaattaaaaaaatatttttaataaaaattaaaaataaaaatgtacttttctcattctgtattcaagaaagagaaaagttgtgtaaaaggggaaaaaaagatagaaaattgaacagatggaCCTGCTAAGAGattgaaatacaactgaaattactgttttctcctagaagtcagactatgtagcgctttatagttCATAAACGAagtaggcggtgagacttgtggtCTTCAAGAGCAaggttggctcagttgggcggggctcagtgtaacagctgtTCTCCagtagatggtgctgctagcctactggggtggattgttgcggtgcttgtaggtgcatatgcgcatgcccGGGAGTgttgaaaatggtgtcacccagctatcctgtctctagtatcggaactcagTTCTCCCAGTTCAGCAATTGCAcactgtcctctgtcttcagctttcgtccactccacttcttcactgtccatgaccaagccccaggcagcacctctttccccagttttgtctcagatgtggctgctttccctggccccttacttctgagggactgtggctttgacccattctgcagggtctcactgagcaatggctgaatgagcaatggctgaatgtcggctACACCcgggaatgcttgctggaccctgctgctgctcgtgcccaagactgcagccaggtggcagcccaccccagaaaaagttcacaagatagCATACTAGCAgattttcagggattatggaaaaatcacaacacacatctggcaccagtcttCACCTTTAAccaccttgttccagcaccagtgaatgtggccattttctgtgGTCTGCTGGGACCaagtggcttcaacagtctccaccaaatgtccttccagcagtggaactgcttttccccgtgtggcccgagaacctcctggaccccactctgctcctggggttccacccttctcaccagagcaccaccagatATCGAGCTGCAGGGTTTCAGACTCTGCCtgccccctgtttacagtctgaatggaatttaaaccctctcctttctcctttctccctttttagtttagtccttgtggctgtttccaattttctgctttctctccagctgcttttgggaggggtgcttttcccgtcttctgcccccttcccccagtctctgtcctctctctgcctgcaaaagcagctccctgcccgcCGCCAGTGTCTCACTCCCAAAGTTCACCTCTCCCTGCCatatacctgctgaattctgtggttcaggttgtgcagattgttgtgttaatcttccaatcagttttctaggtgtgtaggatggtttagtgttggtctggctttatttcatggatgcaagacacacaaaaaacttccatgctgttccaccatcttggctcctcttgACATCACACTTATATCTCCATTGTTCAACTTGTTTTTGTTGGTGGTCATGTTCATGACATGGgttaacaattttaaatagtaCATCAATGTAAATTTAGGTTTTCAAACAATTTACCAGTTGAAACAATTATTTAATAGGCTGTTCTTTTCTCAGCCAGTTTTGATACACAAAATCTTATGCAATAGGCTTTGTACTTTATACTCAAAAAGTCCAATGGTTATCTGAAACTTCAACTTCCCACTTACAGGTCAATTAAAGTTTTTGAGTTTAAGAAATATGCTTTCTGTGGCATCATGTAATCTGTCAGTAACTTTTCTGTCAATTTGAAATTGATATTCTCCCACACAATTCCTTTATCATCTGTTTTCAAGGGGAAGTCAACAATCCAGACAACACTGAGGGACTGGATGTGAGAACTGGATGGGCCCCTGGTCTATGTCTGTGTACTTAGCTGAGCCTTGTTAAATGAACCTTATCCTACCTCCTCACTCTGTGTAGGCCTCTATCCTTTCCGCAGCCTTTGCTGAAATTTGATTATTGTCTCTTGGATCCCACTTAGCGAGGCATCTGAAATGTTGGATCTAATCAATAAGCCTTGAAACCTGACCCATTTTCTCTTACTTTGCTGACTCTAACATTTGTGTCTATGGCTCTTGGCTATGGAGCCACTTTTCCCTTAGCCAAAGCCTCTCCCTTTTCAACTTCATGAGTCAGCATTCACCATGATCTTTGTGTTCCCCACAGTGCCGTAAAGAACTCCTACATTCATCTGTCGCTCCTGTGGAACGAGAGGAAACCAGTTCACTGACTGAACATGCCACATGGTCATTTTCACTCTAATGCTGTTCTCCCATGTGGCATGAGACAATTTGTTAAGAAATCTCCGTCAGATACTTAAGTAGGAAATAAGGTATTCCTCTTCCACTGCTTTTCACTTTCGTCTCTAAATTCATTgggtttctatctttttattttgtatgccCTGATACTTTGAATGAATACCGAGAATGTGAAGCTGAAACTTGgactttatcttcctttttctccattcctaCCTGTGTCTCTCCCCCATCTCATGCTGGAAGGGGTTCTGCTactccttttttgtttctaaaaagaaCTTCCTCTGCAGTCAAACCTCCTTCTTCCTTACCATGTTCTACTGGTACTTTTTAACAGAAGCATTTAATGACAGTAGGCTCtagtggaagaaaataaaaatgtatagttttcaaaaggaatttttgtggtatttcatatatatataaatatatatatatatatatatatacatacatatgggaTATATTTCAATGTGTGTTATGCACAGTTTAGAAGCTTTGTGTAAATCATCTTATTTAATACTTTCAACAAccttataaaatatgaaatattttaagctcaATATAAAGCTAAAGAAGCCCAGAAAGGGTAAATACTCTTTATAAAGATGAGACATCTAAAATTCAAATCTTGAACCTAGAGCCCAACTACTCAACTGATAGATCACAatgctaaatatataaatattattttctctgaaatacaAAGATAATATGGGAAAATAGGCTGAAAACCTGTTAAGTTGATTTAgcaatttgttttttctatttttttagtggGTGGgttgtgtttttacttttcctgtttttctataTCAATATGAAATTGAAGATAACTATTGAGTTATTGTGTTTTAAGTCTGTTGTAACTGAACTCACATTTACACAGAATCTCAAATGCCCTTGGTCTGATACTGTCCTGAACAAAAGcagcaattaattaattaattaattatgatgtaaaattatctcaaaaatttACTGTTATCATTCTACCCTAATGCTGGCATGATATAAGATGTCTGATATAATTTTAAGTACTCTTCAATTAGTtacatagaaaaatgaaaaattgagcTGGATAGTCTACATCAGCAGAATTTATTGCTCACAGAAAAGACATGGACAAACTTCTCCTGAACTTTCTTGGTCTTAACTCCATAAATGATGGGATTGAGAGTGGGTGGTACCACCACATAAAGATTGGCAAGGAGGATATGTACATGGAGTGGTATATGGTGGCCCCCAAATCAGTgagcaaagaatgaaaaaaaggcTGGAGTATAGAACAGCAGGATAACACAGACATGGGAGCCACAAGTACCCAGAGTCTTGAGTCGGGCATCTTGGGAAGGAATTCTAAAAACAGTACAGAGTATA from Panthera uncia isolate 11264 chromosome D1, Puncia_PCG_1.0, whole genome shotgun sequence harbors:
- the LOC125936911 gene encoding olfactory receptor 51V1-like; the encoded protein is MSPISIFNVNSSRFILTGFPGLEVHYLWISIPFSSIYATVFLGNCMVLHVIRTEPSLHQPMFYFLAMLALTDLCMGLSTMYTVLGILWGFVREISLDSCIAQSYFIHGLSFMESSVLLAMAFDRYIAICNPLRYSSILTNDKIMKIGVTILCRSSLLIPPVIIRLKFLNYCRPHILSHSFCLHQDLIRMACSDIRFNSIYGLALVISNLLLDAVLILISYIMILHAVLAIASREERIKSLQTCVSHICAVSVFYIPIIGLTMVHRFGKHLSPWVHVLLGNIYILFPPLMNPIIYSIKTQQIRRRVQRLFNFKKF